A window of the Salvelinus sp. IW2-2015 linkage group LG3, ASM291031v2, whole genome shotgun sequence genome harbors these coding sequences:
- the LOC111954514 gene encoding uncharacterized protein, with protein sequence MSKLQSFSVFLDDRLSAAALEIFGAVEKTVVEYQEENDRLRRMLLITPEIKLCIDSLQPSLTISEEEISPEQQHCEQEWSPSLGQEDPEPTQIKEEQEELRTSQEEEQLRLFDTSDSILTPCCVKSECDQEDPCQEAILAEYPTLSLLKMSKLKLFSVFLNKRLTASAAVEIFGAFEKTVAEYQEENDSLRRLLRLTPEIKLCRIDSLQSSLAVSEEEIPSEQQHCKQEWSICLGQEEPEPTQIKEEQEELRTSQEEEQLQWLFDAEDSIFTPPCVKSECDQEDPHWFLTPPQTQTVENREFDSKPVNLRPFGTVTYLKGLDTSCDTPDNQNNASSHNSAISSDRVGLNSSPLLDPSSPLNPNPSMGEHCLKLSTTSKKIHCCRDCGEAFALKADLQRHVTLAKKRLSECHFCNKCYNSICKLKAHVRLCHGGKTCTCPVCGKTFKYKKDLSRHMRIHTGEKAFHCGDCGKSFSQKGDLNKHIRTHTGEKPFSCGDCGKSFSLKENLTKHTLTHTGEKXFXCGDCGKSFSQKGDLSRHILTHTEEKPFICGDCGKSFRRKDNLTDHVRSHTGEKPFSCVDCGKSFSAKGNLNVHKLTHTGEKQHGCSVCGKRFTKKASLLTHVKNIHKARRQDKK encoded by the exons ATGTCTAAACTACAGTCGTTTAGTGTGTTTTTAGATGATCGTTTATCGGCGGCCGCTCTTGAGATTTTCGGGGCAGTTGAGAAAACAGTAGTGGAGTACCAGGAAGAGAATGATCGTTTAAGAAGAATGCTGCTGATCACGCCGGAGATAAAACTATGTATAG ACTCCTTGCAgccctctctcaccatctctgaAGAGGAGATTtcccctgagcagcagcactgtgagcaggagtggagccccagtctggggcaggaggacccagagcccacacagattaaagaggaacaggaggaactcaggaccagtcaggaggaagagcagcttcggCTCTTTGATACCAGCGACTCCATACTCACGCCTTGctgtgtgaaaagtgaatgtgatcAGGAGGACCCATGTCAAGAAGCCATACTAGCTGAATACCCAACTCTCAGTCTACTGAAAATGTCTAAACTAAAGTTATTTAGTGTGTTTTTAAATAAGCGTTTAACGGCGTCTGCTGCTGTGGAGATTTTTGGCGCCTTTGAGAAAACGGTAGCTGAGTACCAGGAGGAGAATGATAGCCTACGGAGACTGCTGCGGCTCACCCCAGAGATAAAATTATGTAGAATAG actccctccagtcctctctcgctgtctctgaaGAGGAGATTCCCtctgagcagcagcactgtaaGCAGGAGTGGAGCATCTGTCTGGGGCAGGAGGAACCAGAGcccacacagattaaagaggaacaggaggaactcAGGACCAGTcaagaggaagagcagcttcaatGGCTCTTTGATGCCGAAGACTCCATATTCACTCCTccctgtgtgaaaagtgaatgtgatcAGGAGGACCCACATTGGTTCTTGACTCCTCCCCAAACCCAGACTGTGGAGAACAGAGAGTTTGACTCTAAACCAGTGAATCTCAGACCTTTTGGCACTGTGACTTACCTAAAGGGTCTAGACACTTCCTGTGACACTCCAGATAATCAAAACAATGCCTCCAGCCACAACTCCGCCATAAGCAGCGACCGAGTCGGACTGAACAGCAGCCCACTATTGGATCCCAGCTCACCATTGAATCCAAACCCATCAATGGGGGAACACTGTTTGAAGCTCAGCACTACGTCTAAAAAAATTCACTGCTGCCGTGACTGTGGTGAAGCGTTTGCTCTGAAAGCTGACCTGCAGAGGCATGTGACTCTAGCCAAGAAAAGACTCAGTGAATGCCACTTCTGCAATAAATGTTATAACTCCATCTGTAAACTGAAGGCCCATGTCAGACTCTGTCACGGTGGGAAAACCTGCACTTGCCCTGTTTGTGGCAAGACCTTCAAATACAAAAAAGATCTGTCCAGGCACATgaggattcacacaggagagaaagcattccactgtggtgactgtgggaaaagcttcagtcAGAAGGGAGACCTAAATAAGCATATacggactcacacaggagagaaaccatttagctgtggtgactgtgggaaaagcttcagtcTCAAGGAGAACCTAACCAAGCAtacactgactcacacaggagagaaaYWWTTTAKctgtggtgactgtgggaaaagcttcagtcAGAAGGGGGACCTAAGTAGGCACATACTGACTCACACAGAAGAGAAACCATTCatctgtggtgactgtgggaaaagcttccgTCGTAAGGATAACCTAACAGATCATGTTCGgagtcacacaggagagaaaccatttagctgtgttgactgtgggaaaagcttcagtgCCAAGGGGAACCTAAACGTTCATAAATTGACTCATACAGGAgagaaacaacatggctgctcAGTCTGTGGTAAAAGATTCACTAAGAAGGCTTCTCTGCTGACACATGTGAAAAACATCCACAAAGcaagaagacaagacaaaaaatgA